The DNA segment ACAATAATGATTTGGTGAATCCCTTCTTCTTATTATCCTTTTGCTTTTTTTGGTATTGCAGATTTGCCATGATGGTCTGAAAGGATCCTATCAAAGAAAGTTCGAACACTCTCTCGAGTCCGTCCCTTCTGTTCCTTGGAAGTCCCATATTCACTCCTCCCACAGGAGACAACAATACTACTACTATCTCTTTTGCACCTCTTTCCACCGCCGGAAGAATAGGAACATTCGCCATCACTCCCCCATCCCAATGTGGTTTTCCATCCACATACTGCCAGGGAAAGATAAGAGGTATGGCAGAAGAAGCCATCACATGTTCTATATCAATGTCCTTGTTCCCAAAAAAAACGAGTTCTGCAGTTAGAATGTTCACCGCAGTGATGATGATCTCCATCGGATTTTTTCGCATATTACGAAAATCTAATTGAGAATAGAGTAAATACTTTAAGGGAGTTGTGTCCGCAAGAGGTGAAAATCGGCGGAAGATCAGGTCCAGAAAATCGTTCCAGATGGAATATTTCATTACCTTCTGGATTTCGATGGATTTCCAAAGATCTATGATCCTGGCCGCATCCATTCCGCAACCTAATGCGGAGGCGGTAATCGCGCCCACGGAAGTTCCGCAGACTACATCCGGTTTGAATCCGATTTCTTCTAAATATTTTAGGACCCCGGCATGATATGCGCCTCGAGCGCCTCCACCGGATAATACCAAAGCCCGCTTCATTCCAAATATGATCCTGCCGGAGTCAGTC comes from the Leptospira dzoumogneensis genome and includes:
- a CDS encoding patatin-like phospholipase family protein — protein: MKRALVLSGGGARGAYHAGVLKYLEEIGFKPDVVCGTSVGAITASALGCGMDAARIIDLWKSIEIQKVMKYSIWNDFLDLIFRRFSPLADTTPLKYLLYSQLDFRNMRKNPMEIIITAVNILTAELVFFGNKDIDIEHVMASSAIPLIFPWQYVDGKPHWDGGVMANVPILPAVERGAKEIVVVLLSPVGGVNMGLPRNRRDGLERVFELSLIGSFQTIMANLQYQKKQKDNKKKGFTKSLLSFSEPEKTDYKIRVIGPRTSLGFGSILNFSQVQADYLISRGYEDAKIQFGED